DNA sequence from the Sulfurimonas sediminis genome:
ACTTTTCAGCCTCAGAAATTTTTGCCAATGCCTCTTTTTTAAGAGCGATTGATTCATTCAGCTTTTCCTGAACCTTTTTCAGTTCGTCAGCTATTGCCTGACTTCTTGATGCAAAGAAATTCTTTACAGGTTCCCCAACTAGATACCAAACAAGCCCGGCAAACAGCAAAAAGTTCACAGTTCTTTGAACTATGTCTGTTCCTGCATGCTCGTGCCCAGATGCCAATGCATAAGTTGATATCATTAGCATTAATACTAAAATTCTACTCACATTACACCTTTATATCTGACTAAATTTAGCTTTTACAGCTTCTTTAAATACCGGAACTTGTGACATTAAGTCAGAAGTCAACTCATCTTTAGATTTTGCAAGTGATTGCTCAAACTCTAAATACTCTGCCGCGAGTTCAGCACGTTTTGATTCTAACTTACTGTCAGCTAATTCCTTAGCATCCGCGATAACTTTTTCTCTTAGGGCCGCAGCTTCCAGCTTGGCATTCATAATTATTGACTCTGCTTTTGCTTTGAGCTCATTGATTTCATTGTCATTTGATCCTACTTTTTCAAGATCTTTTTTAATGTCATCATCACGCTTTTGCATAAAAGAAAGTAATGGGTTATAAAGCCAACTGTTCAGAACGGCTATAAGGGAAACAAATACAACAAATGTAGCCAAAAGTAGTATTGGATTTATATCTAACATAGCACCTCCTAAAAGTTGCGTGATTATACTATTATAAAATTGAAACGATAGTTAAATGGAGGTATAAATTTGTTATTTGAGTGATTAGTTTCTAAAATGTGTCAAAAATTCATCAATTTCATCTTGTGATACAAAACTGACGGTTATTTTATTTTTAGAAGCTTTTACATGTAATCCGAGTGCACTGAATTTTTCTTTTAGCTGTGCAAAATCATAATTTGCATCACTCTTTTTTACAGAATCAGTTGGTGCAGGCTCTACATTTTTCATGCTTTTTATCATAGCTTCAACTTCGCGTACACTCAGTTTCTGCCCTATAATCGAATTGAGTATCAGTTGCTGGTCTTTTTCATTTAAGCCAACCATTACTTTTGCATGCCCTGCCGAAATCTTTTTTTCAACCAGTGCTTTTTGTGTTTTTGGAGCAAGCTGCAGCAGACGCAGGGTATTTGTAATATGGGTTCTGCTTTTGTGAATAATATTGGCAAGTTCGTCATGTGTTACATCATGCAGCTTTATAAGTTCTGTATAGGCCTCTGCCAGTTCTACAGCATTTAACTCTTCTCTTTGAATATTTTCAATCAAAGCGAACTGGCGCATTTTTTGTTCATCAGAGTTGAGAACTACTGCCCGTATCTCTTTGAGTTTTGCAAGCTTTGAAGCACGAAGTCGTCGCTCTCCCGCAATTAGGATATAGCCGTCAATATCTTCTGTTACAACGATGGGCTGAATCAGTCCGTCATTTTTTATAGATTCGGCAAGTTCCAAAAGTGCAGTTTCGTCAAATGATTTTCTTGGTTGAAAAGGATTCGGCCGGATATCTTTGAGCGGAATCTCCAATACAGCATCATAT
Encoded proteins:
- a CDS encoding F0F1 ATP synthase subunit B is translated as MSRILVLMLMISTYALASGHEHAGTDIVQRTVNFLLFAGLVWYLVGEPVKNFFASRSQAIADELKKVQEKLNESIALKKEALAKISEAEKFAEELAIVSKKENKILNDTIIAQAESDIEAMVKKFALKKEFEEKKMIRSVVEDVIKETLKQSSDSFDRETMANIILKKVA
- a CDS encoding FoF1 ATP synthase subunit B' translates to MLDINPILLLATFVVFVSLIAVLNSWLYNPLLSFMQKRDDDIKKDLEKVGSNDNEINELKAKAESIIMNAKLEAAALREKVIADAKELADSKLESKRAELAAEYLEFEQSLAKSKDELTSDLMSQVPVFKEAVKAKFSQI
- a CDS encoding ParB/RepB/Spo0J family partition protein; this encodes MKSQKLGRGLDALLGEIDEAYENEGSQYDAVLEIPLKDIRPNPFQPRKSFDETALLELAESIKNDGLIQPIVVTEDIDGYILIAGERRLRASKLAKLKEIRAVVLNSDEQKMRQFALIENIQREELNAVELAEAYTELIKLHDVTHDELANIIHKSRTHITNTLRLLQLAPKTQKALVEKKISAGHAKVMVGLNEKDQQLILNSIIGQKLSVREVEAMIKSMKNVEPAPTDSVKKSDANYDFAQLKEKFSALGLHVKASKNKITVSFVSQDEIDEFLTHFRN